One Moorella sp. E308F DNA segment encodes these proteins:
- the recF gene encoding DNA replication/repair protein RecF (All proteins in this family for which functions are known are DNA-binding proteins that assist the filamentation of RecA onto DNA for the initiation of recombination or recombinational repair.) encodes MPALSLRQLQLTNFRCYRELTWHCQPGLNIIQGPNGVGKTNLLEAIGYLSFARSLRQQQDQHLVTWGESSFQIKGCCNSSQENVELAIIYQHNHKELTINGQNHRLVDLLGILPVIYFGPEDLLLLKGAPVYRRQFLDREISILDRLYCHNLQSYRRLLLQRNRLLREIKAGRGKDQDLEPWNIQLVSTGAAIIQRRRAFIQSLEPLAAAIYRSMGAREQLTLIYRPSVGDYDDWLAKITAGQEKEIQAGLSLWGPHRDDFSFFVGDHEARFFASQGQQRSAVLALKIAEARIFMQVIGKRPILLLDDVFSELDSKRQQALLELLATAGQIFLTTTELTRLPASLLEQATIWQLSGERKLVAG; translated from the coding sequence GTGCCAGCTTTAAGCTTACGGCAGCTCCAGTTGACTAATTTTCGCTGTTACCGCGAGTTGACCTGGCACTGCCAGCCGGGCCTGAATATTATCCAGGGTCCAAATGGGGTCGGTAAGACCAATCTTTTGGAAGCTATTGGTTATTTAAGCTTTGCCCGCTCTTTACGCCAGCAGCAGGACCAGCACCTGGTAACCTGGGGAGAAAGCTCTTTTCAGATAAAAGGTTGCTGTAATTCCAGCCAGGAAAACGTGGAGCTTGCTATTATTTACCAGCACAATCACAAAGAGTTAACAATTAACGGTCAGAACCACCGCTTAGTTGATCTGCTAGGAATTTTGCCGGTTATATATTTTGGACCCGAGGACCTGCTCCTTTTAAAAGGTGCACCTGTCTACCGGCGCCAGTTCCTGGACCGGGAGATAAGCATCCTTGACCGGCTTTATTGCCATAACCTCCAGTCTTATCGCCGCCTCCTTTTACAGCGCAACCGTTTACTGCGGGAGATCAAGGCCGGCCGGGGAAAAGACCAGGATCTTGAACCCTGGAATATCCAGCTAGTATCTACCGGAGCGGCCATTATCCAGAGAAGACGGGCCTTTATCCAGTCCCTGGAACCACTGGCAGCAGCCATTTACCGGAGTATGGGTGCCAGGGAACAGCTAACCCTTATCTACCGGCCCAGCGTCGGCGATTATGATGACTGGCTGGCAAAAATAACTGCCGGACAGGAGAAGGAGATTCAGGCGGGCTTAAGCCTCTGGGGACCCCACCGGGACGATTTCTCTTTTTTTGTTGGTGATCATGAAGCGCGTTTCTTTGCTTCCCAGGGACAGCAGAGGTCGGCGGTACTGGCCCTTAAAATTGCTGAAGCCAGGATTTTTATGCAGGTCATAGGTAAGAGGCCCATTTTGCTTCTGGATGACGTTTTTTCCGAGCTGGACAGCAAACGCCAGCAGGCCCTGCTGGAACTCTTGGCCACCGCCGGCCAAATCTTTTTAACGACAACAGAGTTGACCAGACTGCCGGCCAGTCTCCTGGAGCAAGCCACCATCTGGCAATTATCAGGAGAAAGAAAGTTAGTGGCAGGATAA
- the jag gene encoding RNA-binding cell elongation regulator Jag/EloR translates to MKEIETSGKTVEEAIEAALRSLGAKREEVEIYILEEGSKGFLGLLGSRQARVKVVLPDSPEKVINDFLTRVLKAMNIEADIEIRQREGYFFVSFHGKELGILIGRRGDNLDALQYLCNLAVNRVLKNKVKIILDVEGYRKRREQTLINLARRLSARVKATGKRIVLEPMNPQERRVIHTALQNDNEILTFSEGQEPNRKIVIALRQ, encoded by the coding sequence ATGAAGGAGATTGAAACCAGCGGCAAGACTGTTGAGGAAGCCATTGAGGCAGCGCTGAGAAGTTTAGGGGCCAAAAGGGAAGAAGTTGAAATTTATATTTTAGAAGAAGGCAGTAAAGGTTTTTTAGGTTTGCTGGGTTCACGCCAGGCCCGGGTAAAAGTTGTTCTGCCTGATAGCCCGGAAAAGGTGATTAATGACTTTTTAACGCGGGTCTTGAAAGCCATGAACATTGAAGCAGACATCGAAATCCGGCAGCGGGAAGGATACTTTTTTGTCAGTTTTCATGGTAAAGAGCTGGGTATCTTAATCGGCCGACGGGGCGATAACCTGGATGCCCTGCAGTATCTATGCAACCTGGCTGTAAATCGGGTATTAAAAAATAAAGTTAAGATTATCTTGGATGTAGAAGGTTATCGCAAACGACGGGAGCAAACATTAATCAATCTTGCCCGCCGCTTGTCGGCGCGGGTAAAAGCAACCGGGAAAAGGATTGTCCTTGAACCCATGAATCCCCAGGAGCGGCGCGTCATCCATACCGCACTGCAAAACGATAATGAGATCTTGACCTTTAGCGAAGGGCAGGAACCGAACCGCAAAATTGTTATTGCCTTGCGCCAATAA
- the yidD gene encoding membrane protein insertion efficiency factor YidD, with protein MAWVIKKSIVFLIRLYQIFISPFLGKNCRFYPSCSQYTLEAITRYGVLRGSFLAFKRLARCHPWHPGGYDPLR; from the coding sequence GTGGCCTGGGTGATTAAAAAAAGTATTGTGTTCTTGATACGTTTATACCAGATATTTATATCTCCTTTCCTGGGAAAAAATTGCCGTTTTTATCCCAGTTGTTCCCAGTATACCTTGGAAGCAATCACCAGATATGGAGTGCTGCGGGGAAGTTTCCTGGCCTTCAAAAGGTTGGCACGCTGTCACCCGTGGCACCCTGGAGGTTATGACCCGCTTCGTTAA
- the dnaN gene encoding DNA polymerase III subunit beta, whose protein sequence is MHISCSQPQLLQAVQKVHRAVATTTTLPALTGILFQAEENMLTLQGTDLDLGIIYSFPVEVLTPGELLLPARIFTEMVRRLPPTNLSLQALPDNTVEITYMQSRVHLNSFDPSQFPSLPDIEGNISLEVDLNIIKDAVRKVSIATSSDDLRSIFSGILLEIKPDGTQFNLVATDTHRLAVYRGPLAGVTSSEPVNALIGSRSLNELARLLPGEEGQVQITVGSSQIFARYENLKMYARLLDGKFPHYRQVIPQSYVTKVKVATRDLLETTERATLLARDEIKSRSYIIFLQVDETLKITSEAAEVGHLEEELAAQIEGEPLTLALNGRYLLETLRIIDTEEVILELSAPLKPVVVKPDGEDNYFCLILPVRINTTPENNSPGV, encoded by the coding sequence ATGCATATTTCCTGTTCCCAACCCCAGCTTCTACAAGCCGTTCAAAAAGTTCACCGTGCTGTAGCCACGACTACTACTTTACCAGCCCTTACAGGTATTTTATTCCAGGCTGAAGAAAATATGCTAACGTTACAGGGAACTGATCTCGATTTAGGCATTATTTACAGTTTCCCGGTAGAAGTTTTAACCCCCGGCGAACTTCTGCTGCCGGCCCGCATTTTTACAGAAATGGTGCGGCGTTTACCACCTACTAACCTTTCATTACAGGCCCTGCCGGATAATACTGTAGAGATAACTTATATGCAGTCCAGGGTCCACTTAAACAGCTTTGATCCCAGCCAGTTTCCTTCCCTGCCAGACATTGAGGGCAATATTTCCTTGGAAGTTGATTTAAACATTATCAAAGATGCTGTCCGCAAGGTAAGTATAGCTACAAGCAGTGATGATTTGCGTAGTATCTTTAGTGGTATATTACTGGAAATAAAACCGGATGGGACACAATTTAACCTGGTAGCTACCGATACCCACCGCCTGGCCGTCTACCGAGGCCCTCTGGCTGGAGTTACCAGTAGCGAACCGGTAAACGCTCTTATTGGTAGCCGCTCCTTAAATGAGCTGGCCCGCCTGCTGCCAGGTGAAGAAGGTCAGGTACAGATAACTGTTGGCTCCAGCCAGATTTTTGCCCGCTATGAAAACTTAAAGATGTATGCGCGCCTGCTTGATGGCAAATTCCCCCATTACCGCCAGGTTATCCCTCAATCTTACGTTACCAAAGTAAAGGTGGCTACCAGGGATCTACTGGAAACAACAGAACGCGCTACCCTGCTGGCCAGGGATGAAATAAAATCCCGTTCCTATATCATCTTTTTGCAGGTTGATGAAACTTTAAAGATTACCAGCGAGGCTGCTGAAGTTGGCCACCTGGAGGAGGAACTGGCGGCCCAGATTGAAGGTGAGCCTTTAACCCTGGCCTTGAACGGCCGTTATTTACTGGAAACGCTGCGTATAATAGACACGGAAGAGGTTATCCTGGAGCTATCGGCACCTTTAAAACCGGTAGTTGTGAAACCGGATGGTGAAGATAATTATTTCTGCCTTATTCTGCCGGTAAGGATCAATACCACACCGGAAAACAATTCGCCGGGTGTCTAA
- a CDS encoding RNA-binding S4 domain-containing protein: MPSKNVPITTPTIRLDQFLKWAGIAATGGQAKAMIAGGLVRVNGQVEKRRSHTLEPGDEVEVKGASFKLTAAPVD; the protein is encoded by the coding sequence ATGCCCAGTAAAAACGTACCTATTACTACTCCAACTATCCGGCTGGACCAGTTTTTAAAATGGGCTGGTATAGCAGCAACCGGCGGCCAGGCTAAAGCGATGATCGCCGGCGGCCTGGTACGGGTTAACGGGCAGGTTGAGAAACGCCGCAGCCATACTTTAGAGCCTGGCGATGAGGTGGAGGTCAAGGGTGCCAGCTTTAAGCTTACGGCAGCTCCAGTTGACTAA
- the rpmH gene encoding 50S ribosomal protein L34 — translation MKRTYQPKRRRHKRVHGFLKRMRTKAGREIIKRRRRKGRKRLSA, via the coding sequence TTGAAACGGACTTATCAACCCAAAAGGAGACGCCATAAAAGGGTTCATGGCTTTTTAAAGAGAATGCGCACTAAGGCCGGGCGGGAAATTATCAAACGGCGGCGCCGGAAAGGTCGTAAACGCCTGTCTGCTTAA
- the mnmE gene encoding tRNA uridine-5-carboxymethylaminomethyl(34) synthesis GTPase MnmE, with product MLADTIAAVATPPGEGGIGIVRLSGSDAVAIASKIFKTRQGPHFSASRSHTLRLGVIIDPETGETIDEVLACIMRAPHSYTAEDVVEINCHGGALAVARVLQLALRHGARLAEPGEFTRRAFLNGRLDLAQAEAVLDVIRARSSQGLSAAISQLEGKLSQKITVINDSLTGVLAAIEASLDFTEEVGEVSASELEKLKHAREEVLKLLATWEEGRLLNEGLKIAIVGRPNVGKSSLLNALLRQERAIVSQIPGTTRDTIEETLLLGGFACRLIDTAGLRETADTLESIGVARTRQAVKEADLVLMVVDLSTGILAEDKRILEEVTGKNVIIVGNKVDLIGEKENGLKTFAASYPWVTISAREGKGLDELARKIREVVLSGKVARTGEEPILTRARHRDALEKCLEHLNAAIAAWENGIPGDLIAVDLWAARDFLGEITGATAREDLLDRIFSDFCIGK from the coding sequence ATGCTGGCCGACACCATAGCCGCAGTAGCAACCCCGCCGGGTGAAGGCGGCATCGGTATTGTACGCCTGAGCGGCAGCGATGCTGTTGCCATCGCCAGTAAAATATTTAAAACCCGCCAGGGACCGCATTTTTCTGCCAGTCGCAGCCATACCCTGCGGCTGGGAGTGATTATCGATCCCGAAACAGGGGAAACCATTGATGAGGTACTGGCATGCATAATGCGAGCCCCCCACAGTTATACAGCCGAAGATGTAGTGGAAATTAACTGCCATGGTGGTGCCCTGGCAGTAGCCAGAGTTTTACAACTTGCTTTACGCCATGGAGCCAGGCTGGCCGAGCCGGGAGAGTTTACGCGGCGTGCCTTTTTAAACGGCCGTCTCGACCTGGCCCAGGCTGAGGCTGTGCTAGATGTAATTCGCGCCAGGAGCAGCCAGGGACTCTCTGCTGCCATAAGCCAGCTAGAGGGCAAACTGTCACAAAAAATAACGGTGATAAACGATTCCCTTACCGGTGTACTGGCAGCAATTGAAGCCAGCCTGGATTTTACCGAAGAAGTCGGCGAGGTAAGTGCCAGCGAGCTGGAGAAATTGAAACATGCCCGGGAAGAGGTATTAAAACTCTTGGCCACCTGGGAAGAAGGTCGTCTCCTTAATGAGGGCCTGAAAATAGCCATTGTTGGCCGGCCCAATGTCGGCAAGTCCAGCCTTTTAAATGCCTTATTGCGGCAGGAAAGGGCTATTGTCAGTCAGATCCCGGGTACCACCAGAGATACCATAGAAGAAACTTTACTCCTGGGCGGCTTTGCCTGCCGGCTTATCGATACGGCGGGCTTGCGGGAAACTGCCGACACGCTGGAGAGTATCGGTGTGGCGCGGACAAGGCAGGCTGTCAAGGAGGCCGACCTGGTCCTGATGGTCGTCGATCTAAGTACCGGTATCTTGGCTGAAGATAAGCGCATTCTGGAGGAAGTTACAGGTAAAAATGTAATTATTGTCGGTAATAAAGTTGACCTGATAGGTGAAAAAGAGAACGGGCTGAAAACTTTTGCCGCCAGTTACCCCTGGGTGACTATTTCTGCCAGGGAAGGTAAAGGATTGGATGAACTGGCCAGAAAGATAAGGGAGGTCGTTCTCAGCGGTAAGGTGGCAAGGACGGGGGAAGAGCCCATCCTTACCCGGGCCCGCCACCGCGACGCCCTGGAAAAATGCCTGGAGCACCTTAACGCTGCCATAGCCGCCTGGGAGAATGGTATACCCGGCGATTTAATCGCCGTTGACCTCTGGGCGGCCCGCGATTTCCTGGGTGAAATCACAGGAGCCACAGCTCGGGAGGATCTCCTGGACCGGATTTTTAGCGACTTCTGTATTGGTAAATAG
- a CDS encoding YidC/Oxa1 family membrane protein insertase yields MSILIDFLSQSIQFLYNITRTLGIPNYGLAIILFTILVKVILFPLTYRQLRSMRRLQELQPKIQELQKKYKGNPQKAQQAMMELYQKEGVNPLGGCLPLLVQMPILFALFSALRTFFDPVHHPAYVELAHANFLWISNLGQPDPYILPILVALGTFFQQKVSMVSSNQDQTQRTMLIVMPLLIGWMSRNFPAGLSLYWVTFSLMGILEQWLIRRQPQLVKEEISAK; encoded by the coding sequence TTGAGTATATTAATTGATTTCCTGTCACAATCAATACAATTTTTATATAATATTACCCGGACGTTAGGTATACCCAATTACGGTCTGGCTATAATTTTATTTACCATTCTCGTTAAGGTAATCCTTTTCCCTTTGACCTACAGGCAACTGCGTTCTATGAGACGGTTGCAGGAACTTCAACCCAAGATCCAGGAATTGCAAAAAAAGTATAAAGGTAACCCGCAGAAGGCCCAGCAGGCAATGATGGAATTATACCAGAAGGAGGGCGTTAATCCCCTGGGGGGATGTCTGCCTTTGCTGGTGCAAATGCCCATTCTTTTTGCTTTATTCAGTGCCCTGCGTACCTTCTTTGATCCTGTTCATCATCCGGCCTATGTAGAACTGGCTCACGCCAACTTTTTATGGATAAGCAATCTGGGACAACCGGATCCCTATATTTTACCTATTTTAGTCGCCTTGGGCACCTTTTTCCAGCAAAAGGTAAGTATGGTAAGCAGCAATCAGGACCAGACCCAGAGAACAATGCTTATTGTCATGCCACTACTAATAGGCTGGATGAGCCGGAATTTTCCAGCCGGCCTCTCTCTCTACTGGGTAACTTTTAGTTTAATGGGCATTTTAGAACAATGGTTAATACGCCGGCAACCGCAGCTGGTGAAGGAGGAAATCAGCGCCAAATGA
- the dnaA gene encoding chromosomal replication initiator protein DnaA → MPPNQLDLAWQQVLSILEKKISFSALEAWFFDARPVTMQGNTLVLAAANEFARDYIQSRFYPLVQDALQKVLGREPINIQVICFSPAGDRATVTSESGDDDLPRLNPKYTFDTFVVGNSNRFAHAACLAVAETPAHSYNPLFIYGGVGLGKTHLMQAIGHHVRQHLPNFRVLYISSERFTNDLINAIRDEQTEEFRAKYRNIDVLLIDDIQFLAKKESTQVEFFHTFNHLYEANKQIVISSDRPPKEIPTLEDRLRSRFEWGLITDIQPPDLETRMAILRKKAAAENISIPDDVMFFMAQKIDSNIRELEGALLRVAAYAAFTKEEVTIEMAEKLLKDALNLARPKPITINLIQEVVARYFNLKPEDLKAKKRNRAVAFPRQIAMYLAREMIDASLPQIGEAFGGRDHTTVLHAYTKIRDDLKSDPSLSQIISQLMQEIRNQ, encoded by the coding sequence TTGCCACCCAATCAACTCGATCTAGCCTGGCAACAGGTATTGTCCATCTTGGAAAAAAAAATTAGTTTCTCCGCCCTAGAAGCCTGGTTTTTTGATGCCCGGCCGGTAACTATGCAGGGTAACACATTGGTTCTGGCTGCAGCCAACGAATTTGCCCGCGATTATATCCAGAGCCGTTTTTATCCTTTGGTACAGGATGCTCTGCAGAAAGTACTGGGCCGGGAACCAATTAATATCCAGGTCATTTGCTTTTCACCGGCTGGAGACCGGGCCACGGTTACCTCCGAGTCAGGAGATGACGACCTGCCTCGGCTTAACCCTAAGTACACTTTCGATACCTTCGTTGTTGGCAACAGCAATCGCTTCGCCCATGCGGCCTGCCTGGCAGTAGCCGAAACCCCGGCTCATTCTTATAATCCTTTATTCATTTACGGCGGCGTTGGCTTAGGGAAAACCCACCTCATGCAAGCTATCGGCCATCACGTACGCCAGCACTTGCCCAATTTTCGGGTCCTGTACATCTCTTCGGAAAGGTTTACCAACGACCTGATTAACGCCATTCGCGATGAGCAGACGGAAGAATTCCGAGCTAAATACCGTAACATCGATGTTCTCCTTATTGATGATATCCAGTTTCTAGCAAAAAAGGAAAGTACCCAGGTTGAATTTTTCCATACCTTCAATCACCTGTATGAAGCCAACAAACAGATAGTAATTTCCAGCGACCGGCCTCCAAAAGAAATACCTACCTTGGAAGATCGCTTGCGGTCGCGTTTTGAATGGGGGCTTATTACCGATATCCAGCCGCCCGATCTGGAAACCAGGATGGCCATCTTAAGAAAGAAAGCAGCTGCTGAAAATATTAGTATTCCGGATGACGTCATGTTTTTTATGGCCCAAAAAATAGATTCTAACATCCGGGAACTGGAAGGAGCTTTACTCCGGGTGGCAGCCTATGCTGCCTTTACTAAAGAAGAAGTTACCATTGAGATGGCCGAAAAGCTTCTTAAGGATGCTTTAAATCTGGCCCGTCCGAAGCCTATTACCATTAACCTTATCCAGGAAGTGGTGGCCCGCTATTTCAACCTGAAGCCGGAAGATTTAAAGGCCAAAAAGCGGAACCGTGCGGTAGCCTTTCCCCGGCAAATAGCCATGTACCTTGCCAGGGAAATGATCGATGCTTCATTGCCCCAAATCGGTGAAGCCTTCGGCGGCAGGGACCATACAACAGTCCTCCACGCCTATACCAAGATACGCGATGATTTAAAAAGCGATCCATCCCTGTCTCAGATAATATCCCAGCTTATGCAGGAAATTAGAAACCAGTAA
- the rnpA gene encoding ribonuclease P protein component has translation MLLTAGRRIVKARDFHRVYRQGRKISGKILKMYYAPNICGQTRFGFSISKKVGKAVKRNLLKRRLREICRKHLTSFQPGLDVVLVARENAVQSSYNELEQEVLNLGRWGKILVKKESSGLGD, from the coding sequence ATGTTGTTAACTGCAGGGCGGCGTATTGTCAAGGCAAGGGATTTTCACCGAGTTTACCGTCAAGGACGCAAAATAAGCGGTAAAATATTAAAAATGTATTACGCGCCCAATATCTGTGGTCAGACCCGTTTTGGTTTTTCCATTTCCAAAAAAGTAGGCAAAGCTGTAAAGCGTAATTTATTAAAACGCCGCCTGCGAGAAATTTGTCGCAAACATTTAACTTCTTTCCAGCCGGGTTTGGATGTAGTGCTGGTAGCCAGGGAAAATGCAGTGCAAAGTAGCTATAATGAATTGGAGCAAGAAGTATTAAATTTGGGACGCTGGGGGAAAATTTTAGTTAAAAAGGAAAGCAGTGGCCTGGGTGATTAA